From the genome of Epinephelus moara isolate mb chromosome 10, YSFRI_EMoa_1.0, whole genome shotgun sequence, one region includes:
- the mknk1 gene encoding MAP kinase-interacting serine/threonine-protein kinase 1, protein MVRHSMTELQTFQHSLQGNSLAVGQVGQSCGGTQENRVASVERQHFSQGPAEIEKSQPVNIPDAAKRKKKKRTRATDSSTGTFDDLYKLTDEVLGQGAYAKVQGCISLQNGQEFAVKIIEKSAGHSRSRVFREVETLYQCQGNKNVLELIQFFEDNSCFYLVFEKLRGGSILTHIQNRKHFDELEASKVVRDIAQALDFLHTKGIAHRDLKLENILCEYTDRVSPVKICDFDLGSGVKLSSACTPITTPELTTPCGSAEYMAPEVVEVFTDEASFYDKRCDLWSLGVILYILLSGSPPFTGHCGTDCGWDRGETCRTCQSHLFESIQQGKYEFPDKDWDHITEGAKDLISKLLVRDATLRLSAAQVLKHPWVQGNAPERGLPTPHVLQRNSSTKDLTQFAAEAIAFNRQLSQHDEQQEDVGAIVCSMRLSPPSNSRLARRRAQSNALRTRDFAPASDDLTA, encoded by the exons ATGGTGAGGCACAGCATGACAGAGTTGCAAACCTTCCAGCACTCTCTCCAG GGTAACTCCCTGGCTGTGGGCCaggtggggcagagctgtggGGGAACTCAGGAGAACAGGGTCGCTTCAGTCGAGAGACAGCACTTTTCCCAGGGCCCAGCAG AAATTGAGAAAAGCCAGCCAGTGAACATCCCAGATGcagctaaaagaaaaaagaagaaaagaaccAGAGCGACAGACAGCTCCACTGGCACTTTTGATG ATCTTTACAAACTAACAGATGAGGTGCTTGGCCAGGGGGCTTATGCCAAAGTTCAAGGATGCATAAGTCTGCAGAATGGACAGGAGTTTGCTGTAAAG atCATAGAAAAGAGCGCAGGGCACAGCCGCAGCAGGGTCTTTCGAGAGGTGGAGACTCTCTACCAGTGTCAGGGAAACAA AAACGTCTTGGAATTGATCCAGTTCTTTGAAGACAACTCCTGCTTTTATTTGGTGTTTGAAAAGCTGCGCGGCG GCTCCATTCTGACACACATCCAGAACAGGAAGCACTTTGATGAGTTGGAAGCCAGTAAGGTGGTCAGGGACATTGCCCAAGCTCTTGACTTCCTCCACACTAAAG GCATTGCCCATAGAGACCTTAAGCTGGAGAACATCCTTTGTGAATACACAGATCGG GTGTCCCCAGTAAAGATCTGTGATTTTGACTTGGGAAGTGGAGTGAAGCTCAGCAGTGCCTGCACGCCCATAACAACCCCAGAGCTCACAACACCG TGTGGCTCAGCAGAGTACATGGCTCCAGAAGTAGTGGAGGTGTTCACTGATGAGGCCTCTTTCTACGACAAGCGCTGTGATCTCTGGAGTCTTGGGGTCATCCTCTACATCCTGCTGAGCGGCAGCCCTCCTTTCACAGGCCACTGTGGCACCGACTGCGGCTGGGACCGTGGAGAAACCTGCAGAACCTGCCAG AGTCACCTGTTTGAAAGCATCCAGCAGGGGAAGTATGAGTTTCCAGACAAGGACTGGGATCACATCACAGAGGGGGCCAAGGATCTCATATCCAAGCTGCTTGTTCGGGATGCAACTCTGCGCCTCAGTGCTGCTCAGGTCCTCAAGCACCCTTGGGTGCAGGGG aacGCTCCAGAGAGAGGTCTTCCAACTCCTCATGTTCTACAGAG GAACAGCAGCACCAAAGACCTGACCCAGTTTGCAGCAGAAGCCATCGCTTTTAACCGGCAGCTATCCCAGCACGACGAGCAGCAGGAGGACGTCGGAGCCATCGTTTGCTCCATGAGGCTTTCTCCTCCGTCCAACTCCAGGCTGGCCCGCAGACGGGCACAGTCCAACGCCCTGCGCACCAGGGACTTCGCACCCGCGTCGGATGACCTCACAGCATAA